TGAGATAAAGCATCCAGTGAAGAGACCTATTCTTGAGATAACGACTAGGGGCCTTTGGAGTAGCGTGGATGCCGTTGGTAAGGAAGTTGAATTCTACGCCGGAACTTGTGGAAAGGGAGAACCAGGACAGGGAGTCCCAGTTTGGATGGGAGGAGCTCATGCAAGGCTGAGGGATATCCCGCTTAGGAGGCCGTGAGGTGATGGAGATGTTTGAGGTTAACGAGCTTATACTTAAGAAGGCTAAAGAGCTCGGCCTCGGCGATGTAGTTGTTCTAAGTTATGAAACCGACAGGAGGCAAGTTCGCTTTGCGAACAACGAAGTTACCGTAGCCAAGCATTGGCACGAGAGGAAGGTTGAGCTTTTTGTTGAGTGGAAGAAGAGGATAGCTGGAACTTCAATTACTGACTTGAGTGAAGAAAACATAGAGAGAACTCTCAAGACCCTTAAAGCAAACTTGGAGAAGATGAAGCCCAAAGAGGATTACTATGGAATAGCCGAGGGCCCCTTCGAGTATAAAGATATCCCCGAAACCTTCGACAAAGCTATAATTGAGCTCGACGATCCCAGTGAGTACGTTGAAACCGCTATAAATGCAGCTCTTGAAGAAGGGGCCAAAAGGGTTGCCGGGGTTCTATACACGGATCACGACAAGATATACTTAACCACGAGCAATGACGTTGAGGCCTTTGATGAGGGTACTGGAATAGAGATAAGCGTGAGGGCCTTCATAGGTGACCTTGAGAGCGGTCACGGGACAAATTCCGTAAGGGTTCTCAAGAAGTTTGATCCGGAGAGCGCTGGGAGGAAAGCTGGAGAGATAGCGAAACTTGCGAGAAATCCTGAGCAAGGGCCTGAGGGAAGGTTCGACGTCATCTTTGATCCATTGGCCTTTGCAAACTTGCTAAGCTATATGGGATGGGCCTTCTCGGCCTTTGCAGTTGAAGCTGGCTTCAGCTACTTCGCAAACAAGCTGGATCAGAAAGTTGCAAGTGAGATAGTTACCATAAAAGATGTTGGAAACCTTCCGAATGGCTACGCGACAAGGAAGTTTGACGATGAGGGCGTACCAACGAAGGAAACGATCCTTATACACAAGGGAATTCTTAAGACATACCTCTTCAACACGAGTTTAGCTAAAAAGTACGGAAGGGAGACAACTGCTAACGCTGGCCTCATAGCTCCGAGAGCTTGGAACATCGTCCTGGAGCCGGGGGATTACACTAAGGATGAGCTCTTCCAAGAGGTTAAGAAGGGAATCTACATAACGAACGTCTGGTACACGAGGTTCCAAAACTATATGACTGGAGACTTCTCAACGATACCCAGAGATGGAATATTCCTGATCGAGAATGGCGAGCTTAAGCCGATCAGGAACATTAGGGTTAGTGACAACATGCTCAGAATACTTCAGAACGTTGTAGCTCTAAGCAAGGAAAGCTATCACGTTCACTGGTGGGAGGTTTCAAGGCCCGTCACGACGCCTTACGTTCTCGTAAAAGAAGTAGGAATAACGAGAGCAACAAAGTAGTCACTTACCCTTAAGGAATATCCATAGTCCCAGGAGTAATCCAGGACCCACAAGGAGTAAAGGAGCGACGTAGTCCCTTAAGTATGAAGCTAATGCATAATAGTTCAGCGCAAAGGAGCCCAATGTCATTCCGAGGATT
This Pyrococcus horikoshii OT3 DNA region includes the following protein-coding sequences:
- a CDS encoding TldD/PmbA family protein yields the protein MFEVNELILKKAKELGLGDVVVLSYETDRRQVRFANNEVTVAKHWHERKVELFVEWKKRIAGTSITDLSEENIERTLKTLKANLEKMKPKEDYYGIAEGPFEYKDIPETFDKAIIELDDPSEYVETAINAALEEGAKRVAGVLYTDHDKIYLTTSNDVEAFDEGTGIEISVRAFIGDLESGHGTNSVRVLKKFDPESAGRKAGEIAKLARNPEQGPEGRFDVIFDPLAFANLLSYMGWAFSAFAVEAGFSYFANKLDQKVASEIVTIKDVGNLPNGYATRKFDDEGVPTKETILIHKGILKTYLFNTSLAKKYGRETTANAGLIAPRAWNIVLEPGDYTKDELFQEVKKGIYITNVWYTRFQNYMTGDFSTIPRDGIFLIENGELKPIRNIRVSDNMLRILQNVVALSKESYHVHWWEVSRPVTTPYVLVKEVGITRATK